In the Sphingobacterium sp. PCS056 genome, TGTGAATATCCGTAAAGATATTTGGAATTTCTTCTCTTCGTTTTCCTTCGACTTCCACTTGTATATCTTCAATCTCTTGACGTTGTTTGGTCAAGATCGACGAAAGGTCAAATACACTACATGAACCTAAAGCCATTAAGACTAACTCCATTGGCCGCACGCCTTTTCCTTCACCTCCAATAGCTTCTGAGCCATCTATATGAACTTTGACATTAGACAATTCACTTGCGGCTTCAAAGTGTACCGCTTTGTTTTGGCGATTTAATGTTACTTTCATGTTTCTGTACCTCGTTGTATACACAAACTTAGCTAATTTTGCGTTGATTAACAATATAATCGCATGGATTACAAAAACCAATTTATATGCTTTTAACGTGAGCTATATCAGCTTCATCGTCATATTCTTTTCCATATTTTCTTGTGTTTAGTGCTATCGAGTTGATAGGATCTATAGGCGATTGATAAACAATAAAAAGGGTGATCATAATTATGATACACCCTTTTACCAAACCATTTAGTATTAATATTATGGAAGTTTTACACCTCTAAAGTCAGAAATATTC is a window encoding:
- a CDS encoding OsmC family protein, with amino-acid sequence MKVTLNRQNKAVHFEAASELSNVKVHIDGSEAIGGEGKGVRPMELVLMALGSCSVFDLSSILTKQRQEIEDIQVEVEGKRREEIPNIFTDIHISFYLKGNIDEIKAQKAAELAVKKYCSVHDMLAAGGIDITYSLKIN